A region from the Acinonyx jubatus isolate Ajub_Pintada_27869175 chromosome C2, VMU_Ajub_asm_v1.0, whole genome shotgun sequence genome encodes:
- the LOC113594347 gene encoding basic proline-rich protein-like: protein MHRPASASLPSPPTCLPTSLSVLLPPCSHSRRRGPENVSLTTRAAGSKGPNPRGEELPPPPEGPTSGPRPPASQDCSPTEGNLPQRRERAGLRRGALRPGMCPQHRLNPEGPGLHLRPRPGWCRGQGQGLASWRDVGVKGCRGTGLPLPCTDDLTEGEAHSWAPRTTRPGPPAPPPPRGLPSESGGPTPPPRQPSQTPEHLLATRTWLIRLQPCTHHPSPLPGPGAQDVPQRPSGDPVAAPRLGLWDGAHREDPATAVPVRRVLPPGHRPPFRRQSSFKP from the exons ATGCACaggcctgcctctgcctccctcccctcccctccgacCTGTCTTCCAACCTCACTGTCCGTCCTGTTGCCACCCTGCTCCCACTCCAGGCGGAGAGGCCCCGAGAACGTCAGCCTGACAACACGGGCAGCGG GGAGCAAAGGCCCTAATCCACGAGGGGAGGAGCTGCCGCCGCCCCCTGAAGGCCCTACTTCTGGCCCGAGGCCCCCTGCCTCCCAAGACTGTTCCCCGACGGAAGGCAACCTGCCGCAGAGGCGCGAGCGGGCAGGGCTGAGAAGGGGGGCCCTGCGCCCCGGGATGTGCCCGCAGCACAGGCTGAACCCGGAGGGCCCGGGCCTCCACCTCCGGCCTCGCCCGGGCtggtgcagggggcaggggcagggcctcGCCAGCTGGAGGGACGTGGGGGTAAAAGGCTGCCGCGGAACTGGACTCCCCCTGCCCTGCACGGATGACCTGACGGAGGGGGAGGCCCATTCCTGGGCCCCGAGGACGACCCGCCCtggtccccctgcccctccaccgccaCGCGGCCTTCCGTCCGAGTCAGGAggcccgaccccccccccccgtcaaccGAGCCAGACCCCAGAACACCTGCTTGCCACGCGCACCTGGCTCATCCGCCTACAGCCCTGCACCCACCACCCCTCACCTCTCCCCGGCCCGGGCGCCCAGGATGTCCCGCAGAGGCCCTCAGGGGATCCTGTCGCGGCCCCCCGGCTGGGCCTGTGGGACGGCGCACACCGGGAGGACCCCGCGACGGCGGTCCCGGTGAGGAGGGTCCTACCCCCAGGCCACAGGCCCCCATTTCGGAGACAAAGCAGCTTCAAGCCCTAG